The following proteins come from a genomic window of Streptomyces sp. GS7:
- a CDS encoding L-threonylcarbamoyladenylate synthase, with amino-acid sequence MARRYDCSDATDRATGLREAASAVRRGELVVLPTDTVYGVGADAFSAEAVGDLLEAKGRGRGMPSPVLVGSPNTLHGLVTEFSEQAWELVDAFWPGALTLVAKHQPSLTWDLGETRGTVAVRMPLHPVAIELLNEFGPMAVSSANLTGHPSPQDCDAAQEMLGDSVSVYLDGGPTPAAVPSSIVDVTGPVPVLLRAGAISAEELRKVVPELEVAN; translated from the coding sequence ATGGCACGGCGATACGACTGCAGCGACGCGACCGACCGCGCGACCGGTCTGCGTGAGGCCGCCTCGGCCGTCCGCCGCGGTGAGCTGGTCGTGCTGCCGACCGACACCGTCTACGGCGTCGGCGCGGACGCCTTCAGCGCCGAGGCCGTCGGTGATCTGCTGGAGGCCAAGGGCCGCGGCCGGGGGATGCCCTCTCCGGTCCTGGTCGGGTCCCCCAACACCCTGCACGGGCTCGTCACCGAGTTCTCCGAGCAGGCGTGGGAGCTGGTCGACGCCTTCTGGCCGGGCGCGCTCACCCTCGTCGCCAAGCACCAGCCGTCGCTGACCTGGGACCTGGGCGAGACCCGCGGCACGGTCGCGGTGCGGATGCCGCTGCACCCCGTCGCGATCGAGCTGCTCAACGAGTTCGGCCCGATGGCGGTCTCCAGCGCCAACCTCACCGGCCACCCCTCCCCGCAGGACTGCGACGCCGCCCAGGAGATGCTGGGCGACTCGGTCTCCGTCTACCTCGACGGCGGCCCGACGCCCGCCGCCGTGCCGTCCTCGATCGTGGACGTCACCGGCCCGGTCCCGGTGCTGCTGCGCGCGGGCGCGATCAGCGCGGAGGAGCTGCGCAAGGTGGTACCCGAACTTGAGGTGGCGAATTGA
- the prmC gene encoding peptide chain release factor N(5)-glutamine methyltransferase, translated as MPHDSGGRPPSPRSLLLAEVAQATQRLADAGVPSPRFDAEELAAHVHGVKRSQLHTVRDADFDARYWEAIARREAREPLQHITGRAFFRYLELSVGPGVFVPRPETESVVGWAIDAVRAMDVVEPLIVDLCTGSGAIALALAQEVPRSRVHAVELSEEALRYARKNVEGSRVVLHHGDALTALPELDGQVDLVVSNPPYIPLTEWEYVAPEARDHDPELALFSGEDGLDTIRGIERTAHRLLRPGGVVVIEHADTQGGQVPWIFTEERGWADAADHPDLNNRPRFATARRATP; from the coding sequence GTGCCGCACGATTCAGGGGGGCGCCCCCCGAGCCCCCGATCGTTGCTGCTCGCGGAGGTGGCCCAGGCCACCCAGCGGCTGGCCGACGCCGGTGTGCCCTCACCGCGCTTCGACGCCGAGGAGCTGGCCGCGCATGTGCACGGCGTCAAGCGCAGCCAGCTGCACACGGTCCGCGACGCCGACTTCGACGCCCGCTACTGGGAGGCGATCGCCCGCCGCGAGGCGCGCGAACCGCTCCAGCACATCACCGGACGGGCCTTCTTCCGCTACCTCGAACTCAGCGTCGGGCCGGGGGTGTTCGTCCCCCGACCGGAGACCGAGTCGGTGGTCGGCTGGGCCATAGACGCGGTCCGCGCCATGGACGTCGTCGAGCCGCTGATCGTCGATCTGTGCACCGGCTCGGGCGCCATCGCCCTGGCCCTCGCGCAGGAGGTGCCGCGGTCGCGGGTGCACGCCGTGGAGCTGTCCGAGGAGGCGCTGCGCTACGCCCGCAAGAACGTCGAGGGGTCCCGCGTCGTTCTGCATCACGGCGACGCGCTGACCGCGCTTCCCGAACTGGACGGGCAGGTCGACCTGGTCGTCTCCAACCCGCCGTACATCCCGCTGACCGAGTGGGAGTACGTCGCCCCCGAGGCCCGCGACCACGACCCGGAGCTGGCGCTGTTCTCGGGCGAGGACGGCCTCGACACCATCCGCGGCATCGAGCGGACCGCCCACCGCCTGCTGCGGCCCGGCGGCGTGGTCGTCATCGAGCACGCCGACACCCAGGGCGGGCAGGTGCCGTGGATCTTCACCGAGGAGCGGGGCTGGGCCGACGCGGCCGACCACCCCGACCTCAACAACAGGCCCCGATTCGCCACCGCGCGCCGGGCGACGCCATGA
- the prfA gene encoding peptide chain release factor 1 — translation MFEAVEELVGEHADLEKRLADPAVHADQREAMRLNKRYSELTPIITAYRSWKQTGDDIETARELAADDPDFADEVKELDVRRGELTEKLRLLLVPRDPSDDKDVILEVKAGEGGEESALFAGDLLRMYLRYAERVGWKTEILDANESDLGGYKDVQVAVKTKGGGGATEPGQGVWARLKYEGGVHRVQRVPATESQGRIHTSAAGVLVTPEAEEVEVEIQANDLRIDVYRSSGPGGQSVNTTDSAVRITHLPTGIVVSCQNEKSQLQNKEQAMRILRSRLLAAAQEEAEREASDARRSQVRTVDRSERIRTYNFPENRISDHRVGFKAYNLDQVLDGELDPVIQACVDADSAAKLAAAQ, via the coding sequence ATGTTCGAGGCGGTCGAGGAACTGGTCGGCGAGCACGCCGATCTCGAAAAGCGGCTGGCCGACCCGGCGGTCCACGCGGACCAGCGCGAGGCCATGCGGCTCAACAAGCGCTACTCCGAGCTGACCCCGATCATCACGGCGTACCGTTCCTGGAAGCAGACCGGCGACGACATCGAGACCGCCCGGGAACTGGCCGCGGACGACCCGGACTTCGCCGACGAGGTCAAGGAGCTGGACGTCCGCCGCGGCGAGCTCACCGAGAAGCTGCGGCTGCTGCTCGTCCCGCGCGACCCCAGCGACGACAAGGACGTCATCCTGGAGGTCAAGGCCGGTGAGGGCGGCGAGGAGTCCGCGCTGTTCGCCGGCGACCTGCTGCGGATGTACCTGCGGTACGCGGAGCGGGTCGGCTGGAAGACCGAGATCCTGGACGCCAACGAGTCCGACCTCGGCGGCTACAAGGACGTCCAGGTCGCGGTGAAGACCAAGGGCGGCGGCGGTGCCACCGAGCCGGGGCAGGGCGTCTGGGCGCGGCTGAAGTACGAGGGCGGGGTGCACCGCGTCCAGCGGGTGCCGGCCACCGAGTCGCAGGGCCGGATCCACACCTCCGCCGCCGGTGTGCTGGTCACGCCCGAGGCCGAGGAGGTCGAGGTCGAGATCCAGGCCAACGACCTGCGGATCGACGTCTACCGCTCCTCCGGGCCCGGCGGCCAGTCCGTCAACACCACCGACTCCGCGGTCCGGATCACGCACCTGCCCACCGGCATCGTCGTCTCCTGCCAGAACGAGAAGAGCCAGCTCCAGAACAAGGAGCAGGCGATGCGCATCCTGCGGTCGCGGCTGCTGGCCGCGGCCCAGGAAGAGGCCGAGCGGGAGGCGTCGGACGCCCGCCGCAGCCAGGTGCGCACGGTCGACCGCTCGGAGCGCATCCGGACGTACAACTTCCCGGAGAACCGCATCTCGGACCACCGGGTGGGTTTCAAGGCGTACAACTTGGACCAGGTGCTCGACGGCGAGCTCGACCCGGTCATCCAGGCGTGCGTGGACGCCGACTCGGCGGCCAAGCTCGCCGCCGCCCAGTAA
- the rpmE gene encoding 50S ribosomal protein L31, which translates to MKRDIHPEYVETQVSCTCGASFTTRSTVAGGSIRADICSECHPFYTGKQKIMDTGGRVARFEARFGKSAAAAKK; encoded by the coding sequence TTGAAGCGCGACATCCACCCGGAGTACGTCGAGACCCAGGTCAGCTGCACCTGTGGCGCGTCGTTCACCACCCGTAGCACGGTCGCCGGCGGCAGCATCCGCGCCGACATCTGCTCCGAGTGCCACCCGTTCTACACGGGCAAGCAGAAGATCATGGACACGGGCGGCCGCGTGGCCCGCTTCGAGGCCCGCTTCGGCAAGTCCGCCGCGGCCGCCAAGAAGTAG